The Procambarus clarkii isolate CNS0578487 chromosome 39, FALCON_Pclarkii_2.0, whole genome shotgun sequence genome window below encodes:
- the LOC123760288 gene encoding GATA zinc finger domain-containing protein 1: MVFGLKPSCANCKIDESTIWHKDEDDHVLCMDCYAVVNTVDPQLTPQKPLKDGNEDEQDDKREEDKIDVDDHKDADSSNGNGGRDDDQDGDKDKDSAKGSEKRETKRKTRKGRQGGKGSIPKGKGRRYIFKKSATKAPAAVATPVTSEYLFYKGLYYQVGDIVSLIDIDGGTYYAQIRGLLQDQYCEKSAVLTWLIPTKGSPPPEKGFDPSTYIIGPEEDIPRKLEYMEFECHAPSDYFKDRTSPYSTMTYQPQSCFVWSRLGPQIKPIEKAKELMTK, translated from the exons ATGGTGTTCGGATTAAAACCGTCGTGTGCGAATTGTAAAATTGACGAGTCTACAATTTGGCATAAGGATGAAGATGACCATGTACTGTGCATGGACTGCTACGCTGTGGTTAACACAGTTGATCCACAGCTGACGCCGCAGAAACCACTTAAAGATGGAAATGAAGACGAACAAGATGACAAAAGAGAGGAAGACAAGATAGATGTCGATGACCACAAAGATGCTGACTCCAGTAATGGTAATGGGGGTAGAGATGACGATCAAGACGGGGACAAGGATAAAGATTCGGCAAAAGGTTCAGAAAAAAGGGAAACAAAGAGGAAGACCAGGAAAGGAAGGCAGGGTGGGAAGGGCAGCATACCGAAGGGTAAAGGAAGGCGATATATATTCAAGAAGAGC GCCACTAAAGCACCAGCCGCAGTTGCTACCCCAGTTACTTCAGAGTACCTCTTCTATAAG GGCCTATATTATCAAGTAGGAGATATTGTGTCATTAATTGACATAGATGGAGGAACATATTATGCACAGATCCGAGGATTGCTGCAGGACCAGTATTGTGAGAAGAGTGCTGTGCTTACATGGCTTATACCCACAAAAGGCTCTCCTCCACCAGAAAAAGGTTTTGATCCTTCAACATACATCATAG GCCCTGAAGAAGATATTCCCCGTAAACTGGAATACATGGAGTTTGAATGTCATGCCCCCTCCGACTACTTTAAGGACCGGACCTCTCCATATTCTACCATGACCTATCAACCACAATCCTGCTTTGTATGGTCAAGACTTGGACCCCAGATCAAGCCAATAGAGAAAGCAAAGGAACTTATGACAAAGTAA